A window of the Dictyostelium discoideum AX4 chromosome 4 chromosome, whole genome shotgun sequence genome harbors these coding sequences:
- the clcE gene encoding CLC 1/2 family protein: protein MTRKENEESESLSSSSSPIDNSNNNNNNNNHSIFNPIGHIQNAFNNIDLNPLNVDFKGHTDKVVNFFQHGTGDLNDRMQGVVSKLRSNEYRKKMHSVLTKIKDTKEYKSTSNTDYDVIFESVDMYSNLQQDPTMDKDEIDVVTDLSSYKKKFTHWLGKERISTLLFIPTLGILIALMGILCDFLLMELGTLRDFVTSRHNSHVIPTDGTTPTPNSSIADKYDLVEGIVFVGYSVFFALISVCCISFISPYAVGSGIPEMKSIMSGINLSRVLGFKTLVSKIVGMVCASAAGLTIGRTGPFMHASAIISQMLMNLKVFGAIKKNQIVRYQMLICALTSGVVANFGAPIGGLLFAIEVTATTAVMGNLWKGFLCATTTAIIFFLSRSTFSKGNFHSVYEFEFVPKEYGVADLITFVGIGIITGLIGAFFVFIYEKLVRFRLRYPILKQSRIILVLVVSLFSAIITYSAGPLCRVSLPTAMKQFLGQNEPKPFLFEQDQTPYYKYLNLLVFIVVKLILTAFNIVLPIPGGAITPFIVTGAALGRLFGEILKDHFDSQAIEPAGFAAIASAGLVSGTIRNISPSIFVLELTGQLSLLVPILICSITSTAVGNFFNRPLFDTALKIQGLPFLSNYRSSKVYTMTAKQVMKKNINYLSMTSTVIEMKNFLDTFKYTFIPIVDSKENMLLVGIVERSSMIYMLDIHIENIEQKIDEFKSKYFVNNNNNNNNNNNNNNNNNNNNNNNNNNNNNNNNNNNNNNNNNNNNNSNNSENLEIENTGAILNTNSNNNNSDEEDYDRKDNDKISLIKPNQDESSSNSNGGSSSDFEEILNTQNTNINKNDNEDLIKEIEDENSSLGEKPIIEHDDEDDDEEEGDGIPLVSMKDQQPVLRNRHTTTTTTTTTTTPITENIYVNDAFEISINDLKNGGQSVWGKHILGDIIHSGETALLMDLAPSQVPDLTPLNKVFHLFTMLGLGFTYVTSLGKLVGVITKNSLMEQDL from the coding sequence atgacaagaaaagaaaatgaagaatcggaatcattatcttcatcatcatcaccaatagataattcaaataataataacaataataataatcattcaatatttaatccAATTGGACATATTCAAAAtgcatttaataatattgatttaaatccaTTAAATGTTGATTTTAAAGGACATACAGATAAAGTTGTAAACTTTTTTCAACATGGTACaggtgatttaaatgatcGTATGCAAGGTGTTGTATCAAAATTAAGAAGCAATGAATATAGGAAAAAGATGCATTCAGTattaacaaaaattaaagatactaaagaatataaatcaacatcaaataCAGATTATGATGTTATTTTTGAATCGGTTGATATGTATTCAAATCTTCAACAAGATCCAACTATGGATAAGGATGAAATTGATGTTGTAACAGATTTATCAtcatataaaaagaaatttacgCATTGGTTAGGTAAAGAACGTATATCAACATTATTGTTCATACCAACATTGGGTATATTGATAGCATTGATGGGAATACTATGTGATTTCCTATTGATGGAATTGGGTACACTTAGAGATTTCGTGACTTCTAGACACAATAGTCATGTTATACCAACCGATGGTACGacaccaacaccaaattCATCGATTGCAGATAAGTATGATTTAGTTGAGGGTATTGTTTTCGTTGGATATTCAGTATTCTTTGCATTGATATCGGTGTGTTGTATTAGTTTCATTAGTCCATATGCAGTTGGTTCTGGTATACCAGAGATGAAGTCCATTATGAGTGGTATTAATTTATCGAGAGTATTGGGTTTTAAAACATTGGTTTCCAAGATAGTTGGTATGGTTTGTGCAAGTGCTGCAGGTTTAACCATTGGTAGAACTGGTCCATTCATGCATGCATCTGCAATCATTTCACAAatgttaatgaatttaaaagtgTTTGGtgcaattaaaaagaatcaaatcgTTAGATATCAAATGTTAATTTGTGCATTGACAAGTGGTGTAGTTGCAAATTTCGGTGCACCCATTGGTGGTTTGCTATTTGCAATCGAAGTTACTGCAACCACTGCTGTAATGGGTAATCTTTGGAAAGGCTTCCTTTGTGCGACTACCACCGCTATCATTTTCTTCCTTAGTAGATCAACTTTCTCCAAAGGTAATTTTCATTCAGTctatgaatttgaatttgtaccAAAAGAATATGGTGTTGCAGATTTAATAACTTttgttggtattggtattatcACTGGTTTAATTGGTGCTTTCTTTGTGTTTATCTATGAAAAATTGGTTAGATTCCGTTTGAGATATCCAATTCTAAAACAAAGTAGaattattttggttttggttgtATCATTATTTAGTGCAATTATAACTTATTCAGCGGGTCCTTTATGTAGAGTTTCCTTACCAACTGCAATGAAACAATTTCTTGGTCAAAATGAACCAAAACCATTCCTATTCGAACAAGATCAAACTccatattataaatatttaaatcttttggtTTTCATTGtggtgaaattgattttaacaGCTTTCAATATTGTTTTACCAATTCCTGGTGGTGCAATCACTCCATTCATTGTTACTGGTGCCGCATTAGGTAGATTATTTGGAGAGATTTTAAAAGATCATTTCGATTCTCAAGCTATTGAACCCGCTGGTTTTGCCGCTATTGCTTCGGCTGGTTTGGTTAGTGGTACCATTCGTAATATTTCACCATCGATTTTCGTATTGGAATTAACTGGtcaattatctttattagtACCAATTCTAATTTGTTCAATCACTTCCACTGCAGTTGGTAACTTTTTCAATAGACCTCTCTTTGATACTGCTTTAAAAATTCAAGGTTTACCTTTTCTTTCAAATTATAGATCTTCAAAAGTTTATACAATGACTGCTAAACAGGTCATGAAAAAgaatatcaattatttatcaaTGACTTCAACCGTTATTGAAATGAAAAACTTTTTAGATACTTTTAAATATACTTTTATTCCAATTGTTgattcaaaagaaaatatgTTATTAGTTGGTATAGTTGAAAGATCAAGTATGATTTATATGTTAGATATtcatattgaaaatatagaacaaaaaattgatgaatttaaatcaaaatattttgtaaataataataataataataataataataataataataataataataataataataataataataataataataataataataataataataataataataataataataataataataataataataataataatagtaataatagtgaaaatttagaaattgaaaatacaggtgcaattttaaatacaaattcaaataataataatagtgatgaaGAGGATTATGATAGaaaagataatgataaaattagtttaattaaaccaaatcaaGATGAAAGTAGcagtaatagtaatggaggtagtagtagtgattTCGAAGAGATTTTAAATACacaaaatacaaatataaataaaaacgataatgaagatttaattaaagagaTTGAAGATGAAAATTCAAGTTTAGGtgaaaaaccaataattgaacatgatgatgaagatgatgatgaagaagaaggtGATGGTATTCCATTAGTTAGTATGAAAGATCAACAACCAGTATTAAGAAATAGACACACAACAACTAcgacaacaactacaacgaCAACACCAATAACTGAAAATATTTATGTTAATGATGCATTTGAAATATCAATTAacgatttaaaaaatggtggTCAAAGTGTTTGGGGTAAACATATTTTAGGTGATATTATTCATTCTGGTGAAACTGCTTTGTTGATGGATTTAGCTCCTTCTCAAGTACCAGATTTAACTCCTTTGAATAAAGTATTTCATTTATTCACTATGCTTGGTTTAGGTTTTACTTATGTAACCTCACTTGGTAAATTAGTTGGTGTAATTACTAAAAACTCTTTAATGGAACaagatttataa
- the pspG gene encoding prespore protein, producing the protein MKLLSKLILTLALATYASASESFRYINWDNPPHDVTFYEGDVLQFTTNEGRNSTITLISDTENGDKSFDGVLNEDQRSFVQKALPPGRYTFKDLNSGSKSIIRVKESKELAKEVRPIDRLKDNADAANTENAQKSPNTQSTQKGSPKSDAKEASPKTDAKEASPKSDAKEASPKTDTKQGSSPKTDTKSSTQKPSSSSDSSKAKAEANTAANNEEAEHVEKGASNTLKASLSIISAACVLSLGYLL; encoded by the coding sequence atgaaattattatcaaaattaattttaacattGGCATTAGCAACATATGCTAGTGCAAGTGAAAGTTTTAGATATATTAATTGGGATAATCCACCACATGATGTAACATTTTATGAAGGTGATGTTTTACAATTTACAACCAATGAAGGTAGAAATTCAACCATTACACTCATTAGTGATACTGAAAATGGTGATAAATCATTCGATGGTGTTCTCAACGAAGATCAAAGATCATTTGTTCAAAAAGCATTACCACCTGGCAGATACACTTTCAAAGATTTAAATTCCGGTagtaaatcaattattagagTTAAAGAATCTAAAGAATTAGCTAAAGAAGTCAGACCAATTGATCGTTTAAAGGATAATGCTGATGCTGCCAATACTGAAAATGCTCAAAAATCACCAAATACTCAATCCACTCAAAAAGGTTCTCCAAAATCCGATGCAAAAGAAGCATCACCAAAAACTGATGCAAAAGAAGCATCACCAAAATCAGATGCTAAAGAAGCATCACCAAAAACTGATACCAAACAAGGCTCCTCTCCAAAAACTGATACTAAATCATCAACTCAAAaaccatcttcatcttccGATTCTTCAAAAGCAAAAGCTGAAGCCAATACCGCAGCCAACAATGAAGAAGCTGAACATGTTGAAAAAGGTGCTTCAAATACATTAAAAGCTTCACTTTCTATAATTTCTGCCGCTTGTGTTTTATCTTTAGGTTACTTactttaa
- a CDS encoding DUF171 family protein — MVQKKKNNKSKTTTNALAVDGFNSMFSMFESNPDDSNENKIEPLILTTQNNDLEKLDNEPKPKNPPKKLKRKLLIDQPSTTTTTTIENNNNNNEITIKNNNNEISKILDFKKKELENRELDIIVKEKEIKRQRKDIKEEMDKMKVALNKQKVLLEQNKNSTVSIAIPSNALSGIQSEEMKTYIIEMISRQVTMNKIDEIIVFKTDDYNEEDSQQQSDLNLLLKVLEYIETPSYLRDELFNTLEKDYFNVDKLNSINSCQQQQPNDEQLYREGVVTNQHWKNQSIVNVGLEKLVLIPKRLNPGTRLTIDIKNSSNGDDDGTGGGGDGNRETNDKYINGKIISPSDIKKEGYYWGHHIRLVDSLAKVASTCQYEDTQNYDYIIMHSQYGEQFPSYTDVVINNAKKYNHLLVIFADANASSTVNPEFKLGSEVLVPDTHINTLVDFNIKKLRFEETLSITLSKLKSTFYY, encoded by the coding sequence atggttcaaaagaaaaagaataataaatcaaaaaccaCTACAAATGCATTAGCAGTTGATGGATTTAATTCCATGTTTTCAATGTTTGAATCAAACCCAGatgattcaaatgaaaataaaattgaaccaTTAATTCTCACCACACAAAATAATGATCTTGAAAAACTTGATAAtgaaccaaaaccaaaaaatccaccaaaaaaattaaaaagaaaattattaattgatcaaccatcaacaaccacaacaacaacaatcgaaaataataataataataatgaaataacaataaaaaataataataatgaaattagtaaaattttagattttaaaaaaaaagaattggaaAATAGAGAATTGGATATAAtagtaaaagaaaaagaaattaaaagacaaagaaaagatattaaagagGAAATGGATAAAATGAAAGTAgcattaaataaacaaaaagtATTATTAGAACAAAATAAGAATTCAACAGTATCAATTGCAATACCATCAAATGCATTATCAGGTATTCAAAGTGAAGAGATGAAAACCTATATAATTGAAATGATATCACGTCAAGTTACaatgaataaaattgatgaaataaTTGTATTTAAAACTGATGATTACAATGAAGAAGATTCTCAACAACAATCAGATTTAAATCTactattaaaagttttagaaTATATTGAAACTCCAAGTTACTTACGTGATGAACTATTCAATACTTTAGAAAAGGATTATTTCaatgttgataaattaaattcaatcaatagttgtcaacaacaacaacctaaCGACGAACAATTATATAGAGAGGGTGTAGTCACAAATCAACATTGGAAAAATCAGTCAATTGTGAATGTCGGATTAGAgaaattagttttaattCCAAAACGTTTAAATCCAGGTACAAGATTAACTATTGATATAAAGAATTCTtcaaatggtgatgatgatggtacaggcggtggtggtgatggaaATAGAGAAACTAatgataaatatataaatggTAAAATCATTTCACCAAGTGATATTAAAAAGGAAGGTTATTATTGGGGACACCATATTCGTTTAGTTGATTCATTAGCAAAGGTTGCATCAACTTGTCAATATGAAGATACTCAAAATTATGATTACATTATTATGCATTCTCAATATGGTGAACAATTCCCATCCTATACTGATGTTGTAATAAATAATGCAAAGAAATATAACCATCTTTTAGTTATTTTCGCTGATGCAAATGCAAGTTCAACTGTAAATCCTGAATTTAAATTAGGTAGTGAAGTTTTAGTACCAGATACTCATATCAATACTCTTGtagattttaatattaagaAATTACGTTTTGAAGAAACTTTATCAATTAcactttcaaaattaaaaagtactttttattattaa
- a CDS encoding RNA recognition motif-containing protein RRM produces the protein MYCNLVKTINKNKTIIINNLNNGIVLSRINNNNNNCNFSNSNNKYNTLNQNNNEKRNYFTTPTLRTASAVAASSSNSDSFIHKNKTSFDDIIDSQNTIEIRGVPSNITTRDIWQQFKDFKITPHGIKMVFDGEVGFVYISFQTKSDFTRAVDMKAFTFSGQNFSISPLKSHQLNWGDQKPDNSPRTSYLNRTAVTDHLWKSRKTKDQLIEENQHQHQHQHTVHMDSSTTNTSTPTPTPIIKSPPILTTKIPIDSYTEVDLFFSSDMALREIYLSPYGHLRIGRLLEDLDALAGTVSFKHAENDEDTFKKTIVTASVDRISLLQPLMPDRDIKMEGVVTYVGKSSMEVMIKLSSKNNETLQHEPVLVAYFTMVARENGKASPVNHLRTTSDYERKLFENGEKHKECRISHKQQSLDLTTPTASELQTIHTLFMTAKNEEKSSKLELIQMSDTTCQSVILCQPQERNINGNIFGGYLLRKGFETAFTTCFMKFNSSLPRFCAMDDITFLLPVEIGDILTLESTIVYSQSIPNLPQNYYAQVEVLAYVTNPYIGKKKLSNIFNFTFYCSPSGENTKPPTSPDSSINFNSKIKQILPSTYSEAMRFISGKRIVDRHLENEKSPDNLNIWSSKHNLN, from the coding sequence atgtattGTAATTTagttaaaacaataaataagaataaaacaataataataaataatttaaataatggtatAGTTTTatcaagaattaataataataataataattgtaattttagtaatagtaataataaatataatactttaaatcaaaataataatgaaaaaagaaattattttacaaCACCAACATTAAGAACAGCATCAGCAGTAGCAGCATCAAGTTCAAATAGTGATTCATTTATACATAAGAATAAAACATCATTTGATGATATAATCGATTCACAAAATACAATAGAGATTAGAGGTGTACCAAGTAATATAACGACACGTGATATTTGGCaacaatttaaagattttaaaattacaccGCATGGTATTAAAATGGTATTCGATGGTGAAGTTGGTTTCGTTTATATTTCATTTCAAACTAAAAGTGATTTTACACGTGCAGTTGATATGAAAGCATTCACATTTTCTGGTCAAAATTTTTCAATCTCACCCTTGAAATCACATCAATTGAATTGGGGTGATCAAAAACCTGATAATTCACCACGTACCTCTTATTTAAATCGTACAGCTGTAACTGATCATTTATGGAAatcaagaaaaacaaaagatcaattaattgaagagaatcaacatcaacatcaacatcaacatacAGTTCATATGGATTCTAGCACCACCAATAcctcaacaccaacaccaacaccaataataaaatcaccaCCAATTTTAACAACTAAAATACCAATTGATAGTTATACAGaagttgatttattttttagttcAGATATGGCATTGAGagaaatttatttatcacCTTATGGTCATTTAAGAATTGGCAGATTGTTGGAGGATTTGGATGCATTGGCAGGCACAGTATCATTTAAACATGCAGAGAATGATGAAGATACTTTCAAGAAAACTATTGTTACAGCATCAGTCGATCGTATAAGTTTATTACAACCATTGATGCCAGATAGAGATATAAAGATGGAAGGTGTTGTAACTTATGTTGGTAAGAGTTCAATGGAGGTAATGATAAAGTTGTCCTCTAAAAACAACGAAACCTTACAACACGAACCGGTTTTAGTTGCCTACTTTACAATGGTTGCCAGAGAGAATGGTAAAGCATCACCAGTGAATCATCTAAGAACCACGAGTGACTATGAGAGAAAACTCtttgaaaatggtgaaaaACATAAAGAATGTCGTATTAGTCATAAACAACAATCATTGGATttaacaacaccaacagCATCGGAATTACAAACCATTCACACCCTATTCATGACTGCAAAAAATGAAGAGAAATCATCGAAATTGGAACTAATTCAAATGAGTGACACAACTTGTCAATCTGTGATTTTATGTCAACCACAAGAGAGAAATATCAATGGTAATATTTTCGGTGGTTATTTATTACGTAAAGGTTTTGAAACTGCATTCACCACTTGTTTTATGAAATTCAATTCATCATTACCAAGATTCTGTGCTATGGATGATATCACCTTCTTATTACCAGTGGAGATTGGTGATATTCTCACATTGGAATCAACAATTGTCTACTCTCAATCAATTCCAAATTTACCTCAAAATTATTATGCTCAAGTCGAAGTTTTAGCTTACGTTACAAATCCATACATTGGTAAAAAGAaactttcaaatattttcaatttcacctTTTATTGTTCACCATCTGGTGAAAATACTAAACCACCTACATCTCCTGATTCTTCaataaatttcaattcaaaaattaaacaaatctTACCATCAACTTATTCTGAAGCAATGAGATTCATTTCAGGTAAAAGAATTGTTGATAGACatttagaaaatgaaaaatcacctgataatttaaatatttggtCATCAAaacataatttaaattaa
- the H2Bv3 gene encoding histone H2B domain-containing protein, whose translation MVFVKGQKKATKGSTQSGEEKTASTTPKVTKTPTEGGEKKRKKRKSDYTSFSTYIHKLLKQITPPTNAKSNEKGDRKFTISSKAMSVMNSFVHDIFDRIATEASGLAKKKKRQTLHSRDIQVAVRIILTGELAKHAILQGMTAVNKYNPTESKN comes from the coding sequence atgGTATTCGTTAAAGGTCAAAAGAAAGCAACCAAAGGTTCAACTCAATCTGGTGAAGAGAAAACCGCTTCAACCACCCCAAAAGTAACCAAAACCCCAACTGAAGGTGGTGAAAAGAAGAGAAAGAAGAGAAAGTCTGACTACACCTCATTCTCAACCTACATCCACAAGTTATTGAAACAAATTACTCCACCAACCAATGCCAAGAGTAATGAAAAAGGTGATAGAAAATTCACTATCTCATCCAAAGCCATGTCTGTAATGAACTCCTTTGTCCACGATATCTTTGACAGAATCGCCACCGAAGCTTCTGGTTTAGccaaaaagaagaagagacAAACTTTACACTCAAGAGATATTCAAGTTGCCGTTCGTATCATTCTCACTGGTGAGTTAGCTAAACATGCCATCTTACAAGGTATGACTGCTGTCAACAAGTACAATCCAACTGAAAGCAAAAACTAA
- a CDS encoding Rab GTPase domain-containing protein, with product MSYFSNLRERIFGNNDSNGVNNSNNNNSNNNNNYDYGATDITFRTEFYQSIDRVRVLVIGDTAVGKSSLVHLICNDQALTRSPSWTVGCNTDVKIHEYHSKDYYIEFIDIGGSTKYKITRPILYHQISGIIVVYDLTNKISLKNVKKWIFEVLNKISPNQTSSNYKLKETESNQVLELENTTDSLNNNNSNTSNINTTNSNNSNNNGYYYYQHQSPIQSSPNTNNNNNNNNTTTTPTQQTPNLRRLNFINSHSKKNLGTESNINVTNSIRPTFLSQTSLFLPSNTQSPITPPIITNKKKSINSNNGYGSNKSLNNIPVLIMGNKCDLYFDRQSIESDSLGKLSLLVSAKFPQTFSQSSYNLSRLEIFYNKMISNLISNKRGGNPTHMSFNSQIYNTLLNNPSPPPNNNNNNNNNNNNNNNNNNNNSNSNNNNNNNNNNNNSNINFMQQSPPIYSSQHSYPTESDYYSLNNNNNNNNIQIESPTTPSPPPSQLFNQYITSNFTPQQLMPPPTFIPTHNNNSNLNNNTNNSNNNNLTINNNSNSRTPLRSRSTSFERSAKNF from the coding sequence atgtcttatttttcaaatttaaggGAAAGaatttttggtaataatgatagcAATGGTGTGAACaacagcaataataataatagtaataataataataattatgattaTGGAGCAACTGATATAACATTTAGAACAGAATTttatcaatcaattgatagaGTTAGAGTATTAGTTATAGGTGATACAGCAGTTGGTAAATCGTCATTAGTTCATTTAATTTGTAATGACCAAGCATTAACTAGGTCTCCATCATGGACTGTTGGTTGTAATACTGATGTCAAAATTCACGAATATCATTCAAAGGATTATTATATAGAATTTATTGATATTGGTGGATCAACTAAATATAAGATTACAAGACCAATACTTTATCATCAAATTAGTGGcattattgttgtttatgATTTAACCAATAAAAtctctttaaaaaatgtcaAGAAATGGATATTCgaagttttaaataaaatttcaccaAACCAAACTTcttcaaattataaattaaaagaaactgAAAGTAATCAAGTTTTAGAATTAGAAAATACAACagattctttaaataataataatagtaatactaGTAATATTAACACCaccaatagtaataatagtaataataatggctattattattatcaacatcaatCACCAATTCAATCTTcaccaaatacaaataataataataataataataatacgacaacaacaccaacacaacAAACTCCAAATTTAAGaagattaaattttataaatagcCATAGTAAAAAGAATTTGGGAACTGAAAGTAATATAAATGTAACCAATAGTATTAGACCTACATTCCTATCACAaacatcattatttttacctTCAAATACTCAATCTCCAATTACACCACcaataattacaaataaaaagaaatcaattaatagtaataatggcTATGGAagtaataaatcattaaataatataccaGTACTAATAATGGGGAATAAATGtgatttatattttgatAGACAATCAATCGAGTCTGATAGTCTTGGTAAGTTAAGTTTATTAGTCAGTGCAAAATTTCCTCAAACTTTTAGTCAATCATCTTATAATTTAAGTAGATtagaaatattttataataaaatgatctcaaatttaatttcaaataaaagagGTGGTAATCCAACTCATATGAGTTTTAATTCTCAAATTTATAatactttattaaataatccatCTCCACCaccaaacaataataataataataataataataataataataataataataataataataataatagtaatagtaataataataataataataataataacaataataatagtaatattaattttatgcAACAATCACCACCAATTTATTCATCTCAACACTCATACCCCACAGAAAGCGATTAttatagtttaaataataataataataataataatattcaaatcGAATCGCCAACGActccatcaccaccaccatctcAACTTTTTAATCAATATATAACTTCAAATTTTACACCTCAACAATTAATGCCACCTCCAACTTTTATACCTACccacaataataatagtaatttaaataataatacaaataatagtaataataacaatttgactatcaacaataatagtaacagtAGAACCCCATTAAGAAGTAGAAGTACATCTTTTGAAAGGAGtgcaaaaaatttttaa